In one window of Temnothorax longispinosus isolate EJ_2023e chromosome 9, Tlon_JGU_v1, whole genome shotgun sequence DNA:
- the Sw gene encoding cytoplasmic dynein 1 intermediate chain isoform X34 codes for MMSDRKAELERKKAKLQAIREEKERRRREKEQKDVEEATVRAAGTDKDQRKEIDAMLSSLGVAPVSDVLSSLSSMSSLTPEQSATATPDASLQPSSITSAQSSAGRRKTRELTIVSVAHTNIPPKEPVVYSKQTQTIQTTHTSHDDEYNLNPGLEWEDEFTAEDEENSLPHMDGFQSKLPPGILPHGLPQVKEVQPAVTQVEQEKQKEKPKKEVRELSEEEKQMIILSEDFQRFLDRTSRIVERALGESVDIYTDYAGTMDGEDGMDEKSHQRLWLNRSFICERWSRNRCVTSMDWSPQFPELLAASYNNNDDTPNDPDGVCLIWNTKFKKTTPEFIFHCQSPVMSTTFARFHPNLILGGTYSGQIVLWDNRVQKRTPIQRTPLSATAHTHPVYCLNVVGTQNAHNLISISTDGKLCSWSLDMLSQPQEALELHTKQSKAIAATCLAFPHGDVNNFVMGSEDGTVYSACRHGSRAGLTETYEGHQGPVTGVSAHAVQGGIDFSHLFLTSSLDWTIKLWSLKENKPLYSFEHNGDYVYDVAWSPTHPALFASVDDSGRLDLWNLNQDTEVPTASVVVDGCPALNRVSWTPSGLHVTVGDDTGKIWVYDVAEHLAHPRIDEWNKFLYTQQDLKNNKADEELDKLNLSSGPSSLTSMTSISSVPLR; via the exons ATGATGTCCGATCGTAAAGCCGAGCTAGAAAGGAAGAAGGCGAAGCTGCAAGCTATTagggaggagaaggagaggcGCAGGAGGGAGAAAGAACAGAAGGAT GTAGAAGAAGCTACCGTTCGTGCCGCTGGCACGGACAAGGATCAGCGCAAGGAGATAGATGCAATGTTGTCCTCTTTGGGCGTAGCGCCAGTGTcag ACGTGCTCTCTAGTTTGTCAAGTATGAGCTCGCTGACGCCTGAACAAAGTGCTACGGCCACACCGGACGCCAGCTTGCAGCCATCCAGTATAACGTCTGCTCAAAG CAGTGCGGGACGAAGGAAGACGCGGGAGCTCACAATCGTCTCCGTGGCGCACACAAACATTCCACCAAAAGAACCGGTCGTTTACAGCAAGCAAACGCAAACCATTCAGACCACGCATACATCCCACGACG ACGAGTACAATCTAAATCCTGGTTTAGAATGGGAGGACGAATTTACAG CCGAAGACGAAGAAAATAGCTTGCCGCACATGGACGGTTTCCAGAGTAAGCTCCCACCGGGAATCCTTCCTCACGGATTACCGCAAGTTAAGGAAGTCCAGCCTGCCGTTACACAGGTAGAGCAAGAGAAGCAGAAAGAGAAGCCCAAGAAAGAAG TACGGGAGCTTAGCGAAGAAGAGAAGCAAATGATTATCCTGTCGGAAGACTTCCAACGATTCCTCGATCGTACCAGCAGAATCGTGGAGAGAGCACTGGGCGAATCGGTCGATATCTACACCGATTATGCTGGCACTATGGACGGCGAAGACGGAAT GGACGAGAAGAGTCATCAACGGTTGTGGTTGAATCGCTCGTTCATTTGCGAGCGATGGTCCCGTAATCGTTGTGTAACCTCCATGGACTGGTCGCCGCAGTTCCCCGAGCTTTTAGCGGCTTCGTACAACAACAACGATGACACTCCGAACGATCCTGACGGCGTATGCCTAATCTGGAATACGAAATTCAAGAAAACCACGCCAGAGTTTATCTTTCACTGTCAATCGCCCGTTATGTCCACCACGTTCGCCAGATTCCATCCGAACTTGATCCTGGGCGGCACCTACTCCGGTCAAATTGTGCTTTGGGACAATCGAGTGCAAAAGAGGACTCCCATACAACGCACTCCCTTGTCAGCCACTGCGCACACT CACCCGGTATACTGCTTGAACGTCGTTGGAACGCAAAACGCGCACAATCTGATCAGCATTTCGACAGACGGCAAATTGTGCTCGTGGAGTTTGGACATGCTGTCACAACCGCAAGAAGCATTAGAATTGCACACGAAGCAATCGAAAGCGATTGCCGCCACGTGCTTGGCCTTCCCGCATGGCGACGTTAACAATTTCGTCATGGGAAGTGAGGACGGGACCGTTTACTCAG CCTGCCGACACGGTAGCCGCGCCGGGTTGACGGAAACGTACGAGGGTCATCAGGGGCCGGTCACTGGCGTTAGCGCACACGCGGTGCAGGGCGGGATAGACTTCTCTCATCTATTCCTGACATCTTCCCTAGACTGGACTATCAAACTCTGGAGCCTAAAAGAGAATAAGCCGCTCTACTCTTTCGAGCACAATGGCGACTACGTCTATGACGTCGCATGGTCTCCGACGCACCCGGCGCTGTTCGCCTCTGTCGATGATTCCGGCAGGCTGGATTTGTGGAATCTGAATCAGGATACGGAGGTACCCACCGCCAGCGTCGTCGTTGATGGGTGCCCTGCTCTGAACAGGGTATCGTGGACGCCAAGTGGATTGCATGTCACTGTCGGTGACGATACTGGGAAAATATGGGTCTACGATGTCGCCGAG cATCTAGCTCATCCAAGGATTGACGAATGGAACAAGTTCCTGTACACGCAACAGGACCTGAAAAACAATAAAGCGGATGAAGAACTGGATAAACTTAATCTTAGTTCCGGGCCGTCTTCGTTAACATCTATGACATCCATTTCGTCAGTGCCTCTGAGATAA
- the Sw gene encoding cytoplasmic dynein 1 intermediate chain isoform X7, translating into MMSDRKAELERKKAKLQAIREEKERRRREKEQKDVEEATVRAAGTDKDQRKEIDAMLSSLGVAPVSDVLSSLSSMSSLTPEQSATATPDASLQPSSITSAQSSAGRRKTRELTIVSVAHTNIPPKEPVVYSKQTQTIQTTHTSHDGLSTSSSAYTIYSSCSTTTPTHSCSAGYFETDWWRPRKDEYNLNPGLEWEDEFTVLTFDDGQAEDEENSLPHMDGFQSKLPPGILPHGLPQVKEVQPAVTQVEQEKQKEKPKKEVRELSEEEKQMIILSEDFQRFLDRTSRIVERALGESVDIYTDYAGTMDGEDGMDEKSHQRLWLNRSFICERWSRNRCVTSMDWSPQFPELLAASYNNNDDTPNDPDGVCLIWNTKFKKTTPEFIFHCQSPVMSTTFARFHPNLILGGTYSGQIVLWDNRVQKRTPIQRTPLSATAHTHPVYCLNVVGTQNAHNLISISTDGKLCSWSLDMLSQPQEALELHTKQSKAIAATCLAFPHGDVNNFVMGSEDGTVYSACRHGSRAGLTETYEGHQGPVTGVSAHAVQGGIDFSHLFLTSSLDWTIKLWSLKENKPLYSFEHNGDYVYDVAWSPTHPALFASVDDSGRLDLWNLNQDTEVPTASVVVDGCPALNRVSWTPSGLHVTVGDDTGKIWVYDVAEHLAHPRIDEWNKFLYTQQDLKNNKADEELDKLNLSSGPSSLTSMTSISSVPLR; encoded by the exons ATGATGTCCGATCGTAAAGCCGAGCTAGAAAGGAAGAAGGCGAAGCTGCAAGCTATTagggaggagaaggagaggcGCAGGAGGGAGAAAGAACAGAAGGAT GTAGAAGAAGCTACCGTTCGTGCCGCTGGCACGGACAAGGATCAGCGCAAGGAGATAGATGCAATGTTGTCCTCTTTGGGCGTAGCGCCAGTGTcag ACGTGCTCTCTAGTTTGTCAAGTATGAGCTCGCTGACGCCTGAACAAAGTGCTACGGCCACACCGGACGCCAGCTTGCAGCCATCCAGTATAACGTCTGCTCAAAG CAGTGCGGGACGAAGGAAGACGCGGGAGCTCACAATCGTCTCCGTGGCGCACACAAACATTCCACCAAAAGAACCGGTCGTTTACAGCAAGCAAACGCAAACCATTCAGACCACGCATACATCCCACGACG GACTGTCCACATCGTCCTCTGCATACACCATCTACTCCTCCTGTTCAACAACAACACCAACTCACTCTTGCTCCGCAGGCTACTTTGAGACTGACTGGTGGCGTCCCAGGAAAG ACGAGTACAATCTAAATCCTGGTTTAGAATGGGAGGACGAATTTACAG TTTTGACATTTGATGATGGCCAAGCCGAAGACGAAGAAAATAGCTTGCCGCACATGGACGGTTTCCAGAGTAAGCTCCCACCGGGAATCCTTCCTCACGGATTACCGCAAGTTAAGGAAGTCCAGCCTGCCGTTACACAGGTAGAGCAAGAGAAGCAGAAAGAGAAGCCCAAGAAAGAAG TACGGGAGCTTAGCGAAGAAGAGAAGCAAATGATTATCCTGTCGGAAGACTTCCAACGATTCCTCGATCGTACCAGCAGAATCGTGGAGAGAGCACTGGGCGAATCGGTCGATATCTACACCGATTATGCTGGCACTATGGACGGCGAAGACGGAAT GGACGAGAAGAGTCATCAACGGTTGTGGTTGAATCGCTCGTTCATTTGCGAGCGATGGTCCCGTAATCGTTGTGTAACCTCCATGGACTGGTCGCCGCAGTTCCCCGAGCTTTTAGCGGCTTCGTACAACAACAACGATGACACTCCGAACGATCCTGACGGCGTATGCCTAATCTGGAATACGAAATTCAAGAAAACCACGCCAGAGTTTATCTTTCACTGTCAATCGCCCGTTATGTCCACCACGTTCGCCAGATTCCATCCGAACTTGATCCTGGGCGGCACCTACTCCGGTCAAATTGTGCTTTGGGACAATCGAGTGCAAAAGAGGACTCCCATACAACGCACTCCCTTGTCAGCCACTGCGCACACT CACCCGGTATACTGCTTGAACGTCGTTGGAACGCAAAACGCGCACAATCTGATCAGCATTTCGACAGACGGCAAATTGTGCTCGTGGAGTTTGGACATGCTGTCACAACCGCAAGAAGCATTAGAATTGCACACGAAGCAATCGAAAGCGATTGCCGCCACGTGCTTGGCCTTCCCGCATGGCGACGTTAACAATTTCGTCATGGGAAGTGAGGACGGGACCGTTTACTCAG CCTGCCGACACGGTAGCCGCGCCGGGTTGACGGAAACGTACGAGGGTCATCAGGGGCCGGTCACTGGCGTTAGCGCACACGCGGTGCAGGGCGGGATAGACTTCTCTCATCTATTCCTGACATCTTCCCTAGACTGGACTATCAAACTCTGGAGCCTAAAAGAGAATAAGCCGCTCTACTCTTTCGAGCACAATGGCGACTACGTCTATGACGTCGCATGGTCTCCGACGCACCCGGCGCTGTTCGCCTCTGTCGATGATTCCGGCAGGCTGGATTTGTGGAATCTGAATCAGGATACGGAGGTACCCACCGCCAGCGTCGTCGTTGATGGGTGCCCTGCTCTGAACAGGGTATCGTGGACGCCAAGTGGATTGCATGTCACTGTCGGTGACGATACTGGGAAAATATGGGTCTACGATGTCGCCGAG cATCTAGCTCATCCAAGGATTGACGAATGGAACAAGTTCCTGTACACGCAACAGGACCTGAAAAACAATAAAGCGGATGAAGAACTGGATAAACTTAATCTTAGTTCCGGGCCGTCTTCGTTAACATCTATGACATCCATTTCGTCAGTGCCTCTGAGATAA
- the Sw gene encoding cytoplasmic dynein 1 intermediate chain isoform X10 yields the protein MMSDRKAELERKKAKLQAIREEKERRRREKEQKDVEEATVRAAGTDKDQRKEIDAMLSSLGVAPVSDVLSSLSSMSSLTPEQSATATPDASLQPSSITSAQSSAGRRKTRELTIVSVAHTNIPPKEPVVYSKQTQTIQTTHTSHDGLSTSSSAYTIYSSCSTTTPTHSCSAGYFETDWWRPRKDEYNLNPGLEWEDEFTAEDEENSLPHMDGFQSKLPPGILPHGLPQVKEVQPAVTQVEQEKQKEKPKKEVRELSEEEKQMIILSEDFQRFLDRTSRIVERALGESVDIYTDYAGTMDGEDGMDEKSHQRLWLNRSFICERWSRNRCVTSMDWSPQFPELLAASYNNNDDTPNDPDGVCLIWNTKFKKTTPEFIFHCQSPVMSTTFARFHPNLILGGTYSGQIVLWDNRVQKRTPIQRTPLSATAHTHPVYCLNVVGTQNAHNLISISTDGKLCSWSLDMLSQPQEALELHTKQSKAIAATCLAFPHGDVNNFVMGSEDGTVYSACRHGSRAGLTETYEGHQGPVTGVSAHAVQGGIDFSHLFLTSSLDWTIKLWSLKENKPLYSFEHNGDYVYDVAWSPTHPALFASVDDSGRLDLWNLNQDTEVPTASVVVDGCPALNRVSWTPSGLHVTVGDDTGKIWVYDVAEHLAHPRIDEWNKFLYTQQDLKNNKADEELDKLNLSSGPSSLTSMTSISSVPLR from the exons ATGATGTCCGATCGTAAAGCCGAGCTAGAAAGGAAGAAGGCGAAGCTGCAAGCTATTagggaggagaaggagaggcGCAGGAGGGAGAAAGAACAGAAGGAT GTAGAAGAAGCTACCGTTCGTGCCGCTGGCACGGACAAGGATCAGCGCAAGGAGATAGATGCAATGTTGTCCTCTTTGGGCGTAGCGCCAGTGTcag ACGTGCTCTCTAGTTTGTCAAGTATGAGCTCGCTGACGCCTGAACAAAGTGCTACGGCCACACCGGACGCCAGCTTGCAGCCATCCAGTATAACGTCTGCTCAAAG CAGTGCGGGACGAAGGAAGACGCGGGAGCTCACAATCGTCTCCGTGGCGCACACAAACATTCCACCAAAAGAACCGGTCGTTTACAGCAAGCAAACGCAAACCATTCAGACCACGCATACATCCCACGACG GACTGTCCACATCGTCCTCTGCATACACCATCTACTCCTCCTGTTCAACAACAACACCAACTCACTCTTGCTCCGCAGGCTACTTTGAGACTGACTGGTGGCGTCCCAGGAAAG ACGAGTACAATCTAAATCCTGGTTTAGAATGGGAGGACGAATTTACAG CCGAAGACGAAGAAAATAGCTTGCCGCACATGGACGGTTTCCAGAGTAAGCTCCCACCGGGAATCCTTCCTCACGGATTACCGCAAGTTAAGGAAGTCCAGCCTGCCGTTACACAGGTAGAGCAAGAGAAGCAGAAAGAGAAGCCCAAGAAAGAAG TACGGGAGCTTAGCGAAGAAGAGAAGCAAATGATTATCCTGTCGGAAGACTTCCAACGATTCCTCGATCGTACCAGCAGAATCGTGGAGAGAGCACTGGGCGAATCGGTCGATATCTACACCGATTATGCTGGCACTATGGACGGCGAAGACGGAAT GGACGAGAAGAGTCATCAACGGTTGTGGTTGAATCGCTCGTTCATTTGCGAGCGATGGTCCCGTAATCGTTGTGTAACCTCCATGGACTGGTCGCCGCAGTTCCCCGAGCTTTTAGCGGCTTCGTACAACAACAACGATGACACTCCGAACGATCCTGACGGCGTATGCCTAATCTGGAATACGAAATTCAAGAAAACCACGCCAGAGTTTATCTTTCACTGTCAATCGCCCGTTATGTCCACCACGTTCGCCAGATTCCATCCGAACTTGATCCTGGGCGGCACCTACTCCGGTCAAATTGTGCTTTGGGACAATCGAGTGCAAAAGAGGACTCCCATACAACGCACTCCCTTGTCAGCCACTGCGCACACT CACCCGGTATACTGCTTGAACGTCGTTGGAACGCAAAACGCGCACAATCTGATCAGCATTTCGACAGACGGCAAATTGTGCTCGTGGAGTTTGGACATGCTGTCACAACCGCAAGAAGCATTAGAATTGCACACGAAGCAATCGAAAGCGATTGCCGCCACGTGCTTGGCCTTCCCGCATGGCGACGTTAACAATTTCGTCATGGGAAGTGAGGACGGGACCGTTTACTCAG CCTGCCGACACGGTAGCCGCGCCGGGTTGACGGAAACGTACGAGGGTCATCAGGGGCCGGTCACTGGCGTTAGCGCACACGCGGTGCAGGGCGGGATAGACTTCTCTCATCTATTCCTGACATCTTCCCTAGACTGGACTATCAAACTCTGGAGCCTAAAAGAGAATAAGCCGCTCTACTCTTTCGAGCACAATGGCGACTACGTCTATGACGTCGCATGGTCTCCGACGCACCCGGCGCTGTTCGCCTCTGTCGATGATTCCGGCAGGCTGGATTTGTGGAATCTGAATCAGGATACGGAGGTACCCACCGCCAGCGTCGTCGTTGATGGGTGCCCTGCTCTGAACAGGGTATCGTGGACGCCAAGTGGATTGCATGTCACTGTCGGTGACGATACTGGGAAAATATGGGTCTACGATGTCGCCGAG cATCTAGCTCATCCAAGGATTGACGAATGGAACAAGTTCCTGTACACGCAACAGGACCTGAAAAACAATAAAGCGGATGAAGAACTGGATAAACTTAATCTTAGTTCCGGGCCGTCTTCGTTAACATCTATGACATCCATTTCGTCAGTGCCTCTGAGATAA
- the Sw gene encoding cytoplasmic dynein 1 intermediate chain isoform X6, translated as MMSDRKAELERKKAKLQAIREEKERRRREKEQKDVEEATVRAAGTDKDQRKEIDAMLSSLGVAPVSDVLSSLSSMSSLTPEQSATATPDASLQPSSITSAQSSAGRRKTRELTIVSVAHTNIPPKEPVVYSKQTQTIQTTHTSHDGLSTSSSAYTIYSSCSTTTPTHSCSAGYFETDWWRPRKGGSAPNYLYEYNLNPGLEWEDEFTAEDEENSLPHMDGFQSKLPPGILPHGLPQVKEVQPAVTQVEQEKQKEKPKKEVRELSEEEKQMIILSEDFQRFLDRTSRIVERALGESVDIYTDYAGTMDGEDGMDEKSHQRLWLNRSFICERWSRNRCVTSMDWSPQFPELLAASYNNNDDTPNDPDGVCLIWNTKFKKTTPEFIFHCQSPVMSTTFARFHPNLILGGTYSGQIVLWDNRVQKRTPIQRTPLSATAHTHPVYCLNVVGTQNAHNLISISTDGKLCSWSLDMLSQPQEALELHTKQSKAIAATCLAFPHGDVNNFVMGSEDGTVYSACRHGSRAGLTETYEGHQGPVTGVSAHAVQGGIDFSHLFLTSSLDWTIKLWSLKENKPLYSFEHNGDYVYDVAWSPTHPALFASVDDSGRLDLWNLNQDTEVPTASVVVDGCPALNRVSWTPSGLHVTVGDDTGKIWVYDVAEHLAHPRIDEWNKFLYTQQDLKNNKADEELDKLNLSSGPSSLTSMTSISSVPLR; from the exons ATGATGTCCGATCGTAAAGCCGAGCTAGAAAGGAAGAAGGCGAAGCTGCAAGCTATTagggaggagaaggagaggcGCAGGAGGGAGAAAGAACAGAAGGAT GTAGAAGAAGCTACCGTTCGTGCCGCTGGCACGGACAAGGATCAGCGCAAGGAGATAGATGCAATGTTGTCCTCTTTGGGCGTAGCGCCAGTGTcag ACGTGCTCTCTAGTTTGTCAAGTATGAGCTCGCTGACGCCTGAACAAAGTGCTACGGCCACACCGGACGCCAGCTTGCAGCCATCCAGTATAACGTCTGCTCAAAG CAGTGCGGGACGAAGGAAGACGCGGGAGCTCACAATCGTCTCCGTGGCGCACACAAACATTCCACCAAAAGAACCGGTCGTTTACAGCAAGCAAACGCAAACCATTCAGACCACGCATACATCCCACGACG GACTGTCCACATCGTCCTCTGCATACACCATCTACTCCTCCTGTTCAACAACAACACCAACTCACTCTTGCTCCGCAGGCTACTTTGAGACTGACTGGTGGCGTCCCAGGAAAGGTGGGTCTGCACCAAACTACCTAT ACGAGTACAATCTAAATCCTGGTTTAGAATGGGAGGACGAATTTACAG CCGAAGACGAAGAAAATAGCTTGCCGCACATGGACGGTTTCCAGAGTAAGCTCCCACCGGGAATCCTTCCTCACGGATTACCGCAAGTTAAGGAAGTCCAGCCTGCCGTTACACAGGTAGAGCAAGAGAAGCAGAAAGAGAAGCCCAAGAAAGAAG TACGGGAGCTTAGCGAAGAAGAGAAGCAAATGATTATCCTGTCGGAAGACTTCCAACGATTCCTCGATCGTACCAGCAGAATCGTGGAGAGAGCACTGGGCGAATCGGTCGATATCTACACCGATTATGCTGGCACTATGGACGGCGAAGACGGAAT GGACGAGAAGAGTCATCAACGGTTGTGGTTGAATCGCTCGTTCATTTGCGAGCGATGGTCCCGTAATCGTTGTGTAACCTCCATGGACTGGTCGCCGCAGTTCCCCGAGCTTTTAGCGGCTTCGTACAACAACAACGATGACACTCCGAACGATCCTGACGGCGTATGCCTAATCTGGAATACGAAATTCAAGAAAACCACGCCAGAGTTTATCTTTCACTGTCAATCGCCCGTTATGTCCACCACGTTCGCCAGATTCCATCCGAACTTGATCCTGGGCGGCACCTACTCCGGTCAAATTGTGCTTTGGGACAATCGAGTGCAAAAGAGGACTCCCATACAACGCACTCCCTTGTCAGCCACTGCGCACACT CACCCGGTATACTGCTTGAACGTCGTTGGAACGCAAAACGCGCACAATCTGATCAGCATTTCGACAGACGGCAAATTGTGCTCGTGGAGTTTGGACATGCTGTCACAACCGCAAGAAGCATTAGAATTGCACACGAAGCAATCGAAAGCGATTGCCGCCACGTGCTTGGCCTTCCCGCATGGCGACGTTAACAATTTCGTCATGGGAAGTGAGGACGGGACCGTTTACTCAG CCTGCCGACACGGTAGCCGCGCCGGGTTGACGGAAACGTACGAGGGTCATCAGGGGCCGGTCACTGGCGTTAGCGCACACGCGGTGCAGGGCGGGATAGACTTCTCTCATCTATTCCTGACATCTTCCCTAGACTGGACTATCAAACTCTGGAGCCTAAAAGAGAATAAGCCGCTCTACTCTTTCGAGCACAATGGCGACTACGTCTATGACGTCGCATGGTCTCCGACGCACCCGGCGCTGTTCGCCTCTGTCGATGATTCCGGCAGGCTGGATTTGTGGAATCTGAATCAGGATACGGAGGTACCCACCGCCAGCGTCGTCGTTGATGGGTGCCCTGCTCTGAACAGGGTATCGTGGACGCCAAGTGGATTGCATGTCACTGTCGGTGACGATACTGGGAAAATATGGGTCTACGATGTCGCCGAG cATCTAGCTCATCCAAGGATTGACGAATGGAACAAGTTCCTGTACACGCAACAGGACCTGAAAAACAATAAAGCGGATGAAGAACTGGATAAACTTAATCTTAGTTCCGGGCCGTCTTCGTTAACATCTATGACATCCATTTCGTCAGTGCCTCTGAGATAA
- the Sw gene encoding cytoplasmic dynein 1 intermediate chain isoform X8, which yields MMSDRKAELERKKAKLQAIREEKERRRREKEQKDVEEATVRAAGTDKDQRKEIDAMLSSLGVAPVSDVLSSLSSMSSLTPEQSATATPDASLQPSSITSAQSSAGRRKTRELTIVSVAHTNIPPKEPVVYSKQTQTIQTTHTSHDGLSTSSSAYTIYSSCSTTTPTHSCSAGYFETDWWRPRKAHAFDYYDEYNLNPGLEWEDEFTAEDEENSLPHMDGFQSKLPPGILPHGLPQVKEVQPAVTQVEQEKQKEKPKKEVRELSEEEKQMIILSEDFQRFLDRTSRIVERALGESVDIYTDYAGTMDGEDGMDEKSHQRLWLNRSFICERWSRNRCVTSMDWSPQFPELLAASYNNNDDTPNDPDGVCLIWNTKFKKTTPEFIFHCQSPVMSTTFARFHPNLILGGTYSGQIVLWDNRVQKRTPIQRTPLSATAHTHPVYCLNVVGTQNAHNLISISTDGKLCSWSLDMLSQPQEALELHTKQSKAIAATCLAFPHGDVNNFVMGSEDGTVYSACRHGSRAGLTETYEGHQGPVTGVSAHAVQGGIDFSHLFLTSSLDWTIKLWSLKENKPLYSFEHNGDYVYDVAWSPTHPALFASVDDSGRLDLWNLNQDTEVPTASVVVDGCPALNRVSWTPSGLHVTVGDDTGKIWVYDVAEHLAHPRIDEWNKFLYTQQDLKNNKADEELDKLNLSSGPSSLTSMTSISSVPLR from the exons ATGATGTCCGATCGTAAAGCCGAGCTAGAAAGGAAGAAGGCGAAGCTGCAAGCTATTagggaggagaaggagaggcGCAGGAGGGAGAAAGAACAGAAGGAT GTAGAAGAAGCTACCGTTCGTGCCGCTGGCACGGACAAGGATCAGCGCAAGGAGATAGATGCAATGTTGTCCTCTTTGGGCGTAGCGCCAGTGTcag ACGTGCTCTCTAGTTTGTCAAGTATGAGCTCGCTGACGCCTGAACAAAGTGCTACGGCCACACCGGACGCCAGCTTGCAGCCATCCAGTATAACGTCTGCTCAAAG CAGTGCGGGACGAAGGAAGACGCGGGAGCTCACAATCGTCTCCGTGGCGCACACAAACATTCCACCAAAAGAACCGGTCGTTTACAGCAAGCAAACGCAAACCATTCAGACCACGCATACATCCCACGACG GACTGTCCACATCGTCCTCTGCATACACCATCTACTCCTCCTGTTCAACAACAACACCAACTCACTCTTGCTCCGCAGGCTACTTTGAGACTGACTGGTGGCGTCCCAGGAAAG CTCATGCATTCGACTATTACG ACGAGTACAATCTAAATCCTGGTTTAGAATGGGAGGACGAATTTACAG CCGAAGACGAAGAAAATAGCTTGCCGCACATGGACGGTTTCCAGAGTAAGCTCCCACCGGGAATCCTTCCTCACGGATTACCGCAAGTTAAGGAAGTCCAGCCTGCCGTTACACAGGTAGAGCAAGAGAAGCAGAAAGAGAAGCCCAAGAAAGAAG TACGGGAGCTTAGCGAAGAAGAGAAGCAAATGATTATCCTGTCGGAAGACTTCCAACGATTCCTCGATCGTACCAGCAGAATCGTGGAGAGAGCACTGGGCGAATCGGTCGATATCTACACCGATTATGCTGGCACTATGGACGGCGAAGACGGAAT GGACGAGAAGAGTCATCAACGGTTGTGGTTGAATCGCTCGTTCATTTGCGAGCGATGGTCCCGTAATCGTTGTGTAACCTCCATGGACTGGTCGCCGCAGTTCCCCGAGCTTTTAGCGGCTTCGTACAACAACAACGATGACACTCCGAACGATCCTGACGGCGTATGCCTAATCTGGAATACGAAATTCAAGAAAACCACGCCAGAGTTTATCTTTCACTGTCAATCGCCCGTTATGTCCACCACGTTCGCCAGATTCCATCCGAACTTGATCCTGGGCGGCACCTACTCCGGTCAAATTGTGCTTTGGGACAATCGAGTGCAAAAGAGGACTCCCATACAACGCACTCCCTTGTCAGCCACTGCGCACACT CACCCGGTATACTGCTTGAACGTCGTTGGAACGCAAAACGCGCACAATCTGATCAGCATTTCGACAGACGGCAAATTGTGCTCGTGGAGTTTGGACATGCTGTCACAACCGCAAGAAGCATTAGAATTGCACACGAAGCAATCGAAAGCGATTGCCGCCACGTGCTTGGCCTTCCCGCATGGCGACGTTAACAATTTCGTCATGGGAAGTGAGGACGGGACCGTTTACTCAG CCTGCCGACACGGTAGCCGCGCCGGGTTGACGGAAACGTACGAGGGTCATCAGGGGCCGGTCACTGGCGTTAGCGCACACGCGGTGCAGGGCGGGATAGACTTCTCTCATCTATTCCTGACATCTTCCCTAGACTGGACTATCAAACTCTGGAGCCTAAAAGAGAATAAGCCGCTCTACTCTTTCGAGCACAATGGCGACTACGTCTATGACGTCGCATGGTCTCCGACGCACCCGGCGCTGTTCGCCTCTGTCGATGATTCCGGCAGGCTGGATTTGTGGAATCTGAATCAGGATACGGAGGTACCCACCGCCAGCGTCGTCGTTGATGGGTGCCCTGCTCTGAACAGGGTATCGTGGACGCCAAGTGGATTGCATGTCACTGTCGGTGACGATACTGGGAAAATATGGGTCTACGATGTCGCCGAG cATCTAGCTCATCCAAGGATTGACGAATGGAACAAGTTCCTGTACACGCAACAGGACCTGAAAAACAATAAAGCGGATGAAGAACTGGATAAACTTAATCTTAGTTCCGGGCCGTCTTCGTTAACATCTATGACATCCATTTCGTCAGTGCCTCTGAGATAA